In Lycium ferocissimum isolate CSIRO_LF1 chromosome 11, AGI_CSIRO_Lferr_CH_V1, whole genome shotgun sequence, a single genomic region encodes these proteins:
- the LOC132038561 gene encoding uncharacterized protein LOC132038561, whose translation MEFLKDYDITILYHLSKANVIADALSQKAVSMGSLARLVVEERPLSMEVQTLANSFVRLDISKSGKMTYNKEKLAWIYIREIVRLHGVPFPSSHIEALNLLPTSRGLCSSSWWDSVLFDQNLSFEEELIAILDWQVRKLRSKEISSVKVQWKHCPVDEVTWETKADMRERYPQLFTNSEFATGSTSAPRELSS comes from the exons atggagtttcttaaggattatgatatcaccattctttatCATCTGAGCAAGGCAAATGTGATAGCTGATGCGTTGAGCCAAAAGGCAGTAAGTATGGGTAGCTTAGCTCGTTTGGTTGTTGAGGAGCGTCCTTTatccatggaggttcagactcttgCTAATAGCTTTGTGAGATTGGATATTTCTAAATCTGGCAAG ATGACTTATAATAAAGAGAAGTTGGCGTGGATTTACATTAGAGAGATCGTCCGATTGCATGGGGTGCCATTTCCATCATCTCATATAGAGGCACTCAATTTACTTCCCACTTCTAGAGGACTTTGTAGCAGCAGTTGG TGGGATTCAGTGTTGTTCGATCAGAATTTATCCTTTGAGGAGGAGCTAATAGCGATTTTGGATTGGCAAGTgagaaagttgaggtctaaggagatttCTTCAGTCAAGGTGCAGTGGAAACACTGTCCTGTTGATGAGGTTACTTGGGAGACCAAGGCAGATATGCGAGAAAGATATCCCCAGCTTTTTACCAACTCAG agtttgctaCAGGTTCCACTTCAGCACCTCGCGAGTTATCATCCTGA